In the Nicotiana tabacum cultivar K326 chromosome 16, ASM71507v2, whole genome shotgun sequence genome, one interval contains:
- the LOC107780594 gene encoding putative peroxygenase 5 isoform X3: protein MASYNSIHQEGIEKKEPTPLEKHVMFFDINKDGVIYPWETYQGFRKIGSGIFLSVFASIFINAGLSRKTRPGKWPSLLFPIEVKNIKLAKHGSDSGVYDTEGRFVPEKFEEIFKKHARSNANALTAQELDEMLKANEQPKDSKGRIAALSEWKILYFLCKDKNGLLGKEKVRGVYDGSLFEQMAKEYQSKNCK, encoded by the exons ATGGCTTCTTACAACAGCATTCACCAAGAGG GAATTGAGAAGAAAGAGCCAACCCCTCTGGAAAAACATGTTATGTTCTTTGATATCAACAAGGATGGAGTTATTTACCCTTGGGAAACTTATCAAG GTTTCCGGAAAATTGGAAGTGGTATTTTTCTCTCCGTTTTCGCGTCCATTTTTATTAATGCTGGCCTCAGTCGCAAAACTCGACCT GGAAAATGGCCTTCTTTACTGTTTCCTATTGAAGTGAAGAACATCAAATTAGCAAAGCATGGCAGTGATAGTGGCGTCTATGACACTGAAGGAAG GTTTGTTCCCGAAAAATTCGAAGAGATATTCAAGAAACACGCACGTTCAAATGCAAACGCCTTGACAGCCCAAGAATTGGATGAAATGCTCAAGGCAAATGAGCAACCAAAGGACTCTAAGGGACG TATTGCTGCTTTATCAGAGTGGAAAATCCTTTATTTCCTTTGCAAAGACAAGAATGGACTGCTGGGAAAAGAAAAGGTTAGGGGCGTTTATGATGGTAGCCTATTTGAACAAATGGCCAAGGAGTACCAATCCAAGAATTGCAAGT AG
- the LOC107780594 gene encoding putative peroxygenase 5 isoform X1 — protein sequence MASYNSIHQEGIEKKEPTPLEKHVMFFDINKDGVIYPWETYQGFRKIGSGIFLSVFASIFINAGLSRKTRPGKWPSLLFPIEVKNIKLAKHGSDSGVYDTEGRFVPEKFEEIFKKHARSNANALTAQELDEMLKANEQPKDSKGRIAALSEWKILYFLCKDKNGLLGKEKVRGVYDGSLFEQMAKEYQSKNCKWKKL from the exons ATGGCTTCTTACAACAGCATTCACCAAGAGG GAATTGAGAAGAAAGAGCCAACCCCTCTGGAAAAACATGTTATGTTCTTTGATATCAACAAGGATGGAGTTATTTACCCTTGGGAAACTTATCAAG GTTTCCGGAAAATTGGAAGTGGTATTTTTCTCTCCGTTTTCGCGTCCATTTTTATTAATGCTGGCCTCAGTCGCAAAACTCGACCT GGAAAATGGCCTTCTTTACTGTTTCCTATTGAAGTGAAGAACATCAAATTAGCAAAGCATGGCAGTGATAGTGGCGTCTATGACACTGAAGGAAG GTTTGTTCCCGAAAAATTCGAAGAGATATTCAAGAAACACGCACGTTCAAATGCAAACGCCTTGACAGCCCAAGAATTGGATGAAATGCTCAAGGCAAATGAGCAACCAAAGGACTCTAAGGGACG TATTGCTGCTTTATCAGAGTGGAAAATCCTTTATTTCCTTTGCAAAGACAAGAATGGACTGCTGGGAAAAGAAAAGGTTAGGGGCGTTTATGATGGTAGCCTATTTGAACAAATGGCCAAGGAGTACCAATCCAAGAATTGCAAGT GGAAAAAATtgtga
- the LOC107780594 gene encoding putative peroxygenase 5 isoform X2, which translates to MASYNSIHQEGIEKKEPTPLEKHVMFFDINKDGVIYPWETYQGFRKIGSGIFLSVFASIFINAGLSRKTRPGKWPSLLFPIEVKNIKLAKHGSDSGVYDTEGRFVPEKFEEIFKKHARSNANALTAQELDEMLKANEQPKDSKGRIAALSEWKILYFLCKDKNGLLGKEKVRGVYDGSLFEQMAKEYQSKNCKLS; encoded by the exons ATGGCTTCTTACAACAGCATTCACCAAGAGG GAATTGAGAAGAAAGAGCCAACCCCTCTGGAAAAACATGTTATGTTCTTTGATATCAACAAGGATGGAGTTATTTACCCTTGGGAAACTTATCAAG GTTTCCGGAAAATTGGAAGTGGTATTTTTCTCTCCGTTTTCGCGTCCATTTTTATTAATGCTGGCCTCAGTCGCAAAACTCGACCT GGAAAATGGCCTTCTTTACTGTTTCCTATTGAAGTGAAGAACATCAAATTAGCAAAGCATGGCAGTGATAGTGGCGTCTATGACACTGAAGGAAG GTTTGTTCCCGAAAAATTCGAAGAGATATTCAAGAAACACGCACGTTCAAATGCAAACGCCTTGACAGCCCAAGAATTGGATGAAATGCTCAAGGCAAATGAGCAACCAAAGGACTCTAAGGGACG TATTGCTGCTTTATCAGAGTGGAAAATCCTTTATTTCCTTTGCAAAGACAAGAATGGACTGCTGGGAAAAGAAAAGGTTAGGGGCGTTTATGATGGTAGCCTATTTGAACAAATGGCCAAGGAGTACCAATCCAAGAATTGCAAGT TATCTTGA